A part of Arachis hypogaea cultivar Tifrunner chromosome 12, arahy.Tifrunner.gnm2.J5K5, whole genome shotgun sequence genomic DNA contains:
- the LOC112726948 gene encoding uncharacterized protein isoform X1: MGALATLSSWTSEDNLLLKNAVEAGASLESLAKGVVQFSRRYSFKEIRDRWYSILYDPIISAEASASMTDFEISTSPLPSKFIKFGNSRERKIDSAKRKAESVRTSYYAMRKRIRSDMFNSMDLGFLVDPENDNYGANGNESLPENCVAEGEMSNHFGFHGSHTDPAQYSFPENMMNGGATSNGVTAHAYYTGAKDPVQDNIPAEQQDVLREEPQFLRDDVSNGAAEPQFLRDDVSNGVAEEMGVPEELAIDSFIGDDNLETPFDQINSDPGNLCSEFDGNDVFDSSEIECGTSFNSLHLSPLPEMPVWKTHASIQEPEMPCDDFKDSIACGEAYLTELSNSLLNFTNEEELYLMDVDGKDGIDKSYYEGLSSLLLSSPNDVSQDQMPEKAEAESSVASQPKVSNLSVSCQAKVDDNNRSQSSNAQTVQKSDNQVSSSVSVKDPRFPELTNGVVFCALNTEEPEVPCNVDVFLLPLDVPPSTSPYSSEWMYTESNKPMSSCVQDSGFSNHKALETSRMTKVEQKKPAEFRGSSQVMGSPPLPGPVGNSKVKCEFPNAHASHTASRSAMSVSGGLGGNKASTTNAIMHANPKDTPINVGLTHCLNSRVTNSFSEKPTLGSNGFRNHPYSDGSGMKQGKNLALPKDRHLQHADAGSSDVPKSQLVAIPPTLDEEQYMESDDDVPCYSDIEAMILDMDLDPDDQDLFYNEEVSTYQHEETKRTIIRLEQGAHSSMQRAIALHEAIAILYGRYSKHYIKKAEVLLGRATEGVSVDIDLGKGGYANKISRRQAVIKLHNDGSFYIKNFGKTSILVNNKEVQTGQSQRLHSNCLIELRGMPFIFETNPSRVKQYLDQHITDNSQTL; the protein is encoded by the exons ATGGGTGCTCTTGCCACTCTCTCATCTTGGACTTCCGAGGACAACCTTCTCCTCAAGAACGCCGTtgag GCTGGTGCTTCTTTAGAGTCACTAGCAAAAGGTGTGGTGCAGTTTTCTCGAAGATATAGTTTCAAAGAAATACGCGATAGATGGTATTCTATCCTCTATGATCCTATTATTTCTGCGGAAGCATCTGCAAGCATGACAGACTTCGAGATTTCTACTTCACCTCTCCCATCGAAGTTCATCAAGTTTGGAAATTCAAGAGAACGCAAAATTGATTCTGCaaagagaaaagctgaaagtgTACGGACTTCCTATTATGCTATGCGGAAAAGAATCCGCAGTGACATGTTTAATTCCATGGACTTAGGTTTCCTTGTTGATCCTGAAAATGACAATTATGGTGCAAATGGAAATGAGAGTTTACCTGAAAACTGTGTGGCCGAAGGTGAAATGTCCAATCATTTTGGTTTCCATGGTTCACATACTGATCCTGCTCAGTATTCTTTTCCTGAAAATATGATGAATGGTGGTGCTACATCGAATGGAGTTACTGCCCATGCATATTACACCGGAGCTAAGGATCCAGTTCAAGACAATATCCCTGCTGAGCAACAAGATGTACTTAGAGAAGAACCTCAATTTCTTCGAGATGATGTTTCCAATGGAGCTGCAGAACCTCAATTTCTTCGGGATGATGTTTCCAATGGAGTTGCAGAGGAGATGGGTGTTCCAGAAGAACTAGCCATTGATAGCTTCATTGGTGACGATAATTTAGAGACCCCATTTGATCAGATCAACAGTGATCCTGGAAACCTGTGTTCTGAGTTTGATGGAAATGATGTATTTGATTCATCTGAAATAGAATGTGGTACATCATTTAATAGCTTACATTTGTCTCCACTCCCGGAAATGCCAGTGTGGAAAACACATGCGAGCATTCAAGAACCTGAAATGCCATGTGATGATTTTAAGGATTCTATTGCTTGTGGGGAGGCTTACCTAACAGAACTGTCCAATTCTCTCTTGAACTTCACTAATGAGGAAGAACTCTATCTGATGGATGTTGATGGAAAAGATGGGATTGATAAGTCTTATTATGAGGGTCTGAGTTCACTTCTACTGAGTTCTCCTAATGATGTTAGCCAAGATCAGATGCCTGAAAAGGCTGAGGCAGAGTCTTCAGTGGCATCACAACCAAAAGTTTCAAATCTGTCAGTTTCATGTCAGGCAAAAGTAGATGATAACAATAGATCACAGTCTAGCAATGCTCAAACAGTTCAGAAATCAGATAACCAAGTATCATCTTCTGTCTCTGTTAAAGATCCTCGTTTTCCTGAACTAACTAATGGAGTTGTATTCTGTGCACTAAACACTGAAGAACCAGAAGTTCCATGCAATGTTGATGTTTTCCTACTACCCTTGGATGTGCCTCCTTCAACATCTCCCTATTCATCTGAATGGATGTATACAGAATCCAATAAGCCAATGTCATCATGTGTTCAGGATTCTGGATTTAGTAACCATAAAGCTCTTGAAACAAGTAGAATGACAAAGGTAGAACAGAAAAAACCTGCAGAGTTTCGTGGATCTTCTCAGGTGATGGGATCTCCTCCCCTTCCAGGACCTGTTGGTAACTCTAAGGTAAAGTGTGAATTTCCGAATGCTCATGCATCACATACAGCATCCAGGAGTGCTATGTCTGTTTCTGGTGGGTTAGGTGGAAATAAAGCTAGCACAACCAATGCTATCATGCATGCAAATCCAAAGGACACACCTATCAATGTAGGCTTGACACATTGTCTAAATAGTCGTGTGACAAACTCTTTTAGTGAGAAACCAACCCTTGGGTCTAATGGCTTCAGAAATCATCCTTATTCTGATGGCTCTGGCATGAAACAGGGAAAAAACTTAGCCTTGCCAAAAGATCGTCATTTACAACATGCTGATGCGGGGTCTTCAGATGTTCCCAAGTCTCAGCTGGTGGCAATTCCTCCAACTTTAGATGAAGAGCAATATATGGAGAGTGATGATGACGTTCCTTGTTATTCTGATATAGAGGCAATG ATACTTGATATGGATCTGGATCCAGATGATCAGGATTTGTTTTATAACGAAGAAG TATCAACATATCAACATGAGGAAACTAAGCGGACTATCATAAGGTTGGAACAGGGTGCTCATTCCTCTATGCAGAGAGCCATTGCTTTACATGAAGCAATAGCCATTTTATATGGTCGCTATTCAAAGCATTATATTAAGAAAGCTGAG GTTTTACTTGGACGGGCAACAGAAGGTGTTTCTGTAGATATTGACTTGGGCAAAGGAGGTTATGCAAATAAAATATCTCGACGCCAG GCAGTTATAAAGCTGCACAATGATGGATCTTTCTACATTAAAAACTTTGGCAAGACTTCAATATTGGTGAATAACAAAGAAGTGCAGACTGGTCAGTCTCAAAGACTACACTCCAATTGTTTGATTGAG TTGAGGGGGATGCCATTCATATTCGAGACAAATCCTAGTCGTGTGAAGCAGTATCTGGATCAGCATATTACAGACAATTCACAAACCTTGTAG
- the LOC112726948 gene encoding uncharacterized protein isoform X2 has protein sequence MGALATLSSWTSEDNLLLKNAVEAGASLESLAKGVVQFSRRYSFKEIRDRWYSILYDPIISAEASASMTDFEISTSPLPSKFIKFGNSRERKIDSAKRKAESVRTSYYAMRKRIRSDMFNSMDLGFLVDPENDNYGANGNESLPENCVAEGEMSNHFGFHGSHTDPAQYSFPENMMNGGATSNGVTAHAYYTGAKDPVQDNIPAEQQDVLREEPQFLRDDVSNGAAEPQFLRDDVSNGVAEEMGVPEELAIDSFIGDDNLETPFDQINSDPGNLCSEFDGNDVFDSSEIECGTSFNSLHLSPLPEMPVWKTHASIQEPEMPCDDFKDSIACGEAYLTELSNSLLNFTNEEELYLMDVDGKDGIDKSYYEGLSSLLLSSPNDVSQDQMPEKAEAESSVASQPKVSNLSVSCQAKVDDNNRSQSSNAQTVQKSDNQVSSSVSVKDPRFPELTNGVVFCALNTEEPEVPCNVDVFLLPLDVPPSTSPYSSEWMYTESNKPMSSCVQDSGFSNHKALETSRMTKVEQKKPAEFRGSSQVMGSPPLPGPVGNSKGKNLALPKDRHLQHADAGSSDVPKSQLVAIPPTLDEEQYMESDDDVPCYSDIEAMILDMDLDPDDQDLFYNEEVSTYQHEETKRTIIRLEQGAHSSMQRAIALHEAIAILYGRYSKHYIKKAEVLLGRATEGVSVDIDLGKGGYANKISRRQAVIKLHNDGSFYIKNFGKTSILVNNKEVQTGQSQRLHSNCLIELRGMPFIFETNPSRVKQYLDQHITDNSQTL, from the exons ATGGGTGCTCTTGCCACTCTCTCATCTTGGACTTCCGAGGACAACCTTCTCCTCAAGAACGCCGTtgag GCTGGTGCTTCTTTAGAGTCACTAGCAAAAGGTGTGGTGCAGTTTTCTCGAAGATATAGTTTCAAAGAAATACGCGATAGATGGTATTCTATCCTCTATGATCCTATTATTTCTGCGGAAGCATCTGCAAGCATGACAGACTTCGAGATTTCTACTTCACCTCTCCCATCGAAGTTCATCAAGTTTGGAAATTCAAGAGAACGCAAAATTGATTCTGCaaagagaaaagctgaaagtgTACGGACTTCCTATTATGCTATGCGGAAAAGAATCCGCAGTGACATGTTTAATTCCATGGACTTAGGTTTCCTTGTTGATCCTGAAAATGACAATTATGGTGCAAATGGAAATGAGAGTTTACCTGAAAACTGTGTGGCCGAAGGTGAAATGTCCAATCATTTTGGTTTCCATGGTTCACATACTGATCCTGCTCAGTATTCTTTTCCTGAAAATATGATGAATGGTGGTGCTACATCGAATGGAGTTACTGCCCATGCATATTACACCGGAGCTAAGGATCCAGTTCAAGACAATATCCCTGCTGAGCAACAAGATGTACTTAGAGAAGAACCTCAATTTCTTCGAGATGATGTTTCCAATGGAGCTGCAGAACCTCAATTTCTTCGGGATGATGTTTCCAATGGAGTTGCAGAGGAGATGGGTGTTCCAGAAGAACTAGCCATTGATAGCTTCATTGGTGACGATAATTTAGAGACCCCATTTGATCAGATCAACAGTGATCCTGGAAACCTGTGTTCTGAGTTTGATGGAAATGATGTATTTGATTCATCTGAAATAGAATGTGGTACATCATTTAATAGCTTACATTTGTCTCCACTCCCGGAAATGCCAGTGTGGAAAACACATGCGAGCATTCAAGAACCTGAAATGCCATGTGATGATTTTAAGGATTCTATTGCTTGTGGGGAGGCTTACCTAACAGAACTGTCCAATTCTCTCTTGAACTTCACTAATGAGGAAGAACTCTATCTGATGGATGTTGATGGAAAAGATGGGATTGATAAGTCTTATTATGAGGGTCTGAGTTCACTTCTACTGAGTTCTCCTAATGATGTTAGCCAAGATCAGATGCCTGAAAAGGCTGAGGCAGAGTCTTCAGTGGCATCACAACCAAAAGTTTCAAATCTGTCAGTTTCATGTCAGGCAAAAGTAGATGATAACAATAGATCACAGTCTAGCAATGCTCAAACAGTTCAGAAATCAGATAACCAAGTATCATCTTCTGTCTCTGTTAAAGATCCTCGTTTTCCTGAACTAACTAATGGAGTTGTATTCTGTGCACTAAACACTGAAGAACCAGAAGTTCCATGCAATGTTGATGTTTTCCTACTACCCTTGGATGTGCCTCCTTCAACATCTCCCTATTCATCTGAATGGATGTATACAGAATCCAATAAGCCAATGTCATCATGTGTTCAGGATTCTGGATTTAGTAACCATAAAGCTCTTGAAACAAGTAGAATGACAAAGGTAGAACAGAAAAAACCTGCAGAGTTTCGTGGATCTTCTCAGGTGATGGGATCTCCTCCCCTTCCAGGACCTGTTGGTAACTCTAAG GGAAAAAACTTAGCCTTGCCAAAAGATCGTCATTTACAACATGCTGATGCGGGGTCTTCAGATGTTCCCAAGTCTCAGCTGGTGGCAATTCCTCCAACTTTAGATGAAGAGCAATATATGGAGAGTGATGATGACGTTCCTTGTTATTCTGATATAGAGGCAATG ATACTTGATATGGATCTGGATCCAGATGATCAGGATTTGTTTTATAACGAAGAAG TATCAACATATCAACATGAGGAAACTAAGCGGACTATCATAAGGTTGGAACAGGGTGCTCATTCCTCTATGCAGAGAGCCATTGCTTTACATGAAGCAATAGCCATTTTATATGGTCGCTATTCAAAGCATTATATTAAGAAAGCTGAG GTTTTACTTGGACGGGCAACAGAAGGTGTTTCTGTAGATATTGACTTGGGCAAAGGAGGTTATGCAAATAAAATATCTCGACGCCAG GCAGTTATAAAGCTGCACAATGATGGATCTTTCTACATTAAAAACTTTGGCAAGACTTCAATATTGGTGAATAACAAAGAAGTGCAGACTGGTCAGTCTCAAAGACTACACTCCAATTGTTTGATTGAG TTGAGGGGGATGCCATTCATATTCGAGACAAATCCTAGTCGTGTGAAGCAGTATCTGGATCAGCATATTACAGACAATTCACAAACCTTGTAG